From one Mya arenaria isolate MELC-2E11 chromosome 4, ASM2691426v1 genomic stretch:
- the LOC128231093 gene encoding RPA-interacting protein A-like, whose amino-acid sequence MGTLRHEELRLLEEYSSYEQGTLQLEEQSLCSALDKLSAVEVVCPLCKKSTLMLNKSVIFCKCGLRIDTEQDGLSLGNVQRLLEMGLEQHGAACHCEPVYSLVSDAGPTNLLMTCPDCDWMSVVI is encoded by the exons AGTTGCGGTTGTTGGAAGAGTATTCGAGCTACGAGCAGGGAACTCTCCAGCTAGAGGAGCAGTCTCTGTGTTCTGCCCTTGACAAACTCTCTGCTGTGGAGGTTGTCTGCCCCCTCTGTAAAAA GAGCACTCTGATGTTGAACAAGTctgtgatattttgtaaatgcgGCCTGAGGATTGATACAGAG CAGGATGGGTTAAGCCTGGGTAACGTTCAGCGCCTGTTGGAAATGGGCCTAGAACAACACGGGGCAGCCTGTCACTGTGAACCAGTCTACAGTCTCGTCTCTGATGCCGGACCAACCAACCTCCTCATGACATGCCCC GACTGTGATTGGATGTCGGTGGTGATCTAG
- the LOC128230521 gene encoding ribosomal protein S6 kinase beta-1-like isoform X1, translating to MAEVFNMELRDGVDGEEEISDEEYPAEEEQHQYLKDLSRANDPLEDGMETLELTENTVNPGHGKVSTFDFELLKVLGKGGYGKVFQVRKVSGQAKGKIFAMKVLKKATIARNAKDTAHTKAERNILECVKHPFIVDLIYAFQTGGKLYLILEYLPGGELFMQLEREGIFMEDTACFYLSEITLAIEHLHSYGIVYRDLKPENILLDLQGHVKLTDFGLCKEAVMEGVVTHTFCGTIEYMAPEILMRTGHGKAVDWWSLGALMYDMLTGAPPFTGENRKKTIDKVLKAKLSLPPYLTNEARGLIKRLLRKNAQERLGGGKDNAGSIKAHAFFRHIDWNDLIHRRVEPPFKPSLTNDEDVSQFDTKFTKQTPVDSPDDTVLSESQNRAFQGFSYVAPSVLEDLNKPWIEERNIRSPRKHGNTFRGRVSHSPMVEGFELGPSHGVGGAEGGYEAMDTSSHPPPHPQSHAINTKQYKPSAMPINQRPKHIL from the exons tGAGGATGGCATGGAGACTTTGGAGTTGACAGAGAACACAGTGAATCCTGGACATGGAAAAGTTAGCACGTTCGACTTTGAGCTGCTCAAAGTGCTAGGCAAGGGGGGCTATGGAAAG GTATTTCAAGTTAGAAAAGTCTCAGGACAGGCAAAAGGCAAAATATTTGCAATGAAAGTATTGAAaaag GCCACAATTGCCAGAAATGCTAAAGACACGGCTCATACAAAAGCTGAGAGGAATATTCTAGAATGTGTCAAG CACCCATTCATCGTGGACCTGATCTATGCATTCCAAACAGGTGGCAAGTTGTACTTGATCCTGGAGTATCTCCCTGGTGGAGAGCTTTTCATGCAACTTGAGCGGGAGGGAATCTTCATGGAGGACACCGCATG TTTCTACCTGTCTGAAATCACTTTGGCGATAGAGCACCTGCATTCCTATGGTATCGTGTACAGAGACCTGAAGCCGGAGAATATCCTCCTCGACCTACAAG GTCATGTGAAGCTGACAGACTTTGGGCTGTGTAAGGAAGCTGTGATGGAGGGGGTGGTCACACACACATTCTGCGGGACCATTGAATACAT GGCACCAGAAATCCTGATGCGTACTGGGCATGGAAAGGCAGTTGACTGGTGGAGCCTTGGGGCACTCATGTACGACATGCTCACGGGTGCG CCCCCTTTTACTGGCGAGAACAGAAAGAAAACTATTGATAAG GTATTGAAGGCAAAGTTGAGCCTGCCTCCGTACCTGACCAACGAGGCGCGAGGACTCATCAAGCGG CTTCTCCGAAAAAATGCACAGGAACGTCTTGGAGGGGGTAAAGATAATGCTGGGTCAATCAAG GCTCATGCCTTCTTCAGACATATAGATTGGAATGACCTAATACACAGACGTGTGGAACCACCATTTAAACCTTCTCTG ACAAATGATGAAGATGTGAGTCAGTTTGACACGAAATTCACAAAGCAAACGCCAGTGGACTCCCCGGACGACACGGTGCTGAGTGAGAGCCAGAACAGAGCATTCCAG GGCTTCTCATATGTAGCCCCTTCAGTGTTAGAAGATCTCAACAAGCCATGGATAGAGGAGCGGAATATCCGGTCTCCTAGGAAACATGGGAACACGTTCCGCGGCCGTGTCAG CCACAGTCCGATGGTGGAGGGGTTCGAGCTGGGGCCATCGCACGGTGTAGGCGGGGCCGAGGGCGGCTACGAGGCCATGGACACATCGTCACATCCTCCACCCCACCCCCAGTCTCACGCTATAAACACTAAACAATATAAACCTTCTGCTATGCCAATCAATCAGCGACCTAAACATATACTCTAG
- the LOC128230521 gene encoding ribosomal protein S6 kinase beta-1-like isoform X2 has translation MAEVFNMELRDGVDGEEEISDEEYPAEEEQHQYLKDLSRANDPLEDGMETLELTENTVNPGHGKVSTFDFELLKVLGKGGYGKVFQVRKVSGQAKGKIFAMKVLKKATIARNAKDTAHTKAERNILECVKHPFIVDLIYAFQTGGKLYLILEYLPGGELFMQLEREGIFMEDTACFYLSEITLAIEHLHSYGIVYRDLKPENILLDLQGHVKLTDFGLCKEAVMEGVVTHTFCGTIEYMAPEILMRTGHGKAVDWWSLGALMYDMLTGAPPFTGENRKKTIDKVLKAKLSLPPYLTNEARGLIKRLLRKNAQERLGGGKDNAGSIKAHAFFRHIDWNDLIHRRVEPPFKPSLTNDEDVSQFDTKFTKQTPVDSPDDTVLSESQNRAFQGFSYVAPSVLEDLNKPWIEERNIRSPRKHGNTFRGRVSHPMIEISRASGGATGGHETMETSTHPAPSDQAQALNTKTMKPANTPHSQHHRHKQCFHIQ, from the exons tGAGGATGGCATGGAGACTTTGGAGTTGACAGAGAACACAGTGAATCCTGGACATGGAAAAGTTAGCACGTTCGACTTTGAGCTGCTCAAAGTGCTAGGCAAGGGGGGCTATGGAAAG GTATTTCAAGTTAGAAAAGTCTCAGGACAGGCAAAAGGCAAAATATTTGCAATGAAAGTATTGAAaaag GCCACAATTGCCAGAAATGCTAAAGACACGGCTCATACAAAAGCTGAGAGGAATATTCTAGAATGTGTCAAG CACCCATTCATCGTGGACCTGATCTATGCATTCCAAACAGGTGGCAAGTTGTACTTGATCCTGGAGTATCTCCCTGGTGGAGAGCTTTTCATGCAACTTGAGCGGGAGGGAATCTTCATGGAGGACACCGCATG TTTCTACCTGTCTGAAATCACTTTGGCGATAGAGCACCTGCATTCCTATGGTATCGTGTACAGAGACCTGAAGCCGGAGAATATCCTCCTCGACCTACAAG GTCATGTGAAGCTGACAGACTTTGGGCTGTGTAAGGAAGCTGTGATGGAGGGGGTGGTCACACACACATTCTGCGGGACCATTGAATACAT GGCACCAGAAATCCTGATGCGTACTGGGCATGGAAAGGCAGTTGACTGGTGGAGCCTTGGGGCACTCATGTACGACATGCTCACGGGTGCG CCCCCTTTTACTGGCGAGAACAGAAAGAAAACTATTGATAAG GTATTGAAGGCAAAGTTGAGCCTGCCTCCGTACCTGACCAACGAGGCGCGAGGACTCATCAAGCGG CTTCTCCGAAAAAATGCACAGGAACGTCTTGGAGGGGGTAAAGATAATGCTGGGTCAATCAAG GCTCATGCCTTCTTCAGACATATAGATTGGAATGACCTAATACACAGACGTGTGGAACCACCATTTAAACCTTCTCTG ACAAATGATGAAGATGTGAGTCAGTTTGACACGAAATTCACAAAGCAAACGCCAGTGGACTCCCCGGACGACACGGTGCTGAGTGAGAGCCAGAACAGAGCATTCCAG GGCTTCTCATATGTAGCCCCTTCAGTGTTAGAAGATCTCAACAAGCCATGGATAGAGGAGCGGAATATCCGGTCTCCTAGGAAACATGGGAACACGTTCCGCGGCCGTGTCAG TCACCCTATGATTGAAATATCAAGGGCGTCGGGCGGGGCGACAGGCGGGCACGAGACCATGGAAACCAGCACCCACCCTGCTCCTAGCGATCAGGCCCAAGCTTTAAACACTAAAACTATGAAACCAGCAAATACGCCTCATAGTCAACACCATAGGCACAAGCAGTGCTTTCATATACAATAG
- the LOC128230521 gene encoding ribosomal protein S6 kinase beta-1-like isoform X3 — translation MAEVFNMELRDGVDGEEEISDEEYPAEEEQHQYLKDLSRANDPLEDGMETLELTENTVNPGHGKVSTFDFELLKVLGKGGYGKVFQVRKVSGQAKGKIFAMKVLKKATIARNAKDTAHTKAERNILECVKHPFIVDLIYAFQTGGKLYLILEYLPGGELFMQLEREGIFMEDTACFYLSEITLAIEHLHSYGIVYRDLKPENILLDLQGHVKLTDFGLCKEAVMEGVVTHTFCGTIEYMAPEILMRTGHGKAVDWWSLGALMYDMLTGAPPFTGENRKKTIDKVLKAKLSLPPYLTNEARGLIKRLLRKNAQERLGGGKDNAGSIKAHAFFRHIDWNDLIHRRVEPPFKPSLTNDEDVSQFDTKFTKQTPVDSPDDTVLSESQNRAFQGFSYVAPSVLEDLNKPWIEERNIRSPRKHGNTFRGRVRCVEGQCTCSPVVESTVSSHVPKSQPVNIYNALSHSVIVTFPMPYV, via the exons tGAGGATGGCATGGAGACTTTGGAGTTGACAGAGAACACAGTGAATCCTGGACATGGAAAAGTTAGCACGTTCGACTTTGAGCTGCTCAAAGTGCTAGGCAAGGGGGGCTATGGAAAG GTATTTCAAGTTAGAAAAGTCTCAGGACAGGCAAAAGGCAAAATATTTGCAATGAAAGTATTGAAaaag GCCACAATTGCCAGAAATGCTAAAGACACGGCTCATACAAAAGCTGAGAGGAATATTCTAGAATGTGTCAAG CACCCATTCATCGTGGACCTGATCTATGCATTCCAAACAGGTGGCAAGTTGTACTTGATCCTGGAGTATCTCCCTGGTGGAGAGCTTTTCATGCAACTTGAGCGGGAGGGAATCTTCATGGAGGACACCGCATG TTTCTACCTGTCTGAAATCACTTTGGCGATAGAGCACCTGCATTCCTATGGTATCGTGTACAGAGACCTGAAGCCGGAGAATATCCTCCTCGACCTACAAG GTCATGTGAAGCTGACAGACTTTGGGCTGTGTAAGGAAGCTGTGATGGAGGGGGTGGTCACACACACATTCTGCGGGACCATTGAATACAT GGCACCAGAAATCCTGATGCGTACTGGGCATGGAAAGGCAGTTGACTGGTGGAGCCTTGGGGCACTCATGTACGACATGCTCACGGGTGCG CCCCCTTTTACTGGCGAGAACAGAAAGAAAACTATTGATAAG GTATTGAAGGCAAAGTTGAGCCTGCCTCCGTACCTGACCAACGAGGCGCGAGGACTCATCAAGCGG CTTCTCCGAAAAAATGCACAGGAACGTCTTGGAGGGGGTAAAGATAATGCTGGGTCAATCAAG GCTCATGCCTTCTTCAGACATATAGATTGGAATGACCTAATACACAGACGTGTGGAACCACCATTTAAACCTTCTCTG ACAAATGATGAAGATGTGAGTCAGTTTGACACGAAATTCACAAAGCAAACGCCAGTGGACTCCCCGGACGACACGGTGCTGAGTGAGAGCCAGAACAGAGCATTCCAG GGCTTCTCATATGTAGCCCCTTCAGTGTTAGAAGATCTCAACAAGCCATGGATAGAGGAGCGGAATATCCGGTCTCCTAGGAAACATGGGAACACGTTCCGCGGCCGTGTCAG ATGTGTAGAAGGCCAATGTACTTGCTCCCCAGTTGTAGAGTCCACCGTGTCCAGCCATGTGCCCAAGTCACAGCCCGTCAACATTTACAATGCTCTGTCACACTCTGTTATTGTTACTTTTCCTATGCCCTATGTTTAA